From Argopecten irradians isolate NY chromosome 3, Ai_NY, whole genome shotgun sequence:
ccttcaagtctactggggacgacagtatcagatggtggagggttagaaccttcatgtctactggggacgacagtatcagatggtggagggttagaaccttcatgtctactggggacgacagtatcagatggtggagggttagaaccttcatgtctactggggacgacagtatcagatggtggagtattagaaccttcatgtctactggggacgacagtatcagatggtggagggttagaaccttcatgtctactggggacgacagtatcagatggtggagggttagaaccttcaagtctactggggacgacagtatcagatggtggagtattagaaccttcatgtctactggggacgacagtatcagatggtggagtATTAGAACCTTCAagtctactggggacgacagtatcagatggtggagtATTAGAACCTTCAAGTCTACTGGGGACGGCAGTATCAGATGGTGAAGTATTAGAACCTTCatgtctactggggacgacagtatcagatggtggagggttagaaccttcatgtctactggggacgacagtatcagatggtggagtATAAGAACCTTCATGTCTACAggggacgacagtatcagatggtggagggttagaaccttcatgtctactggggacgacagtatcagatggtggagtATTAGAACCTTCAagtctactggggacgacagtatcagatggtggagtattagaaccttcatgtctactggggacgacagtatcagatggtggagggttagaaccttcaAGTCTACTGGGGACGgcagtatcagatggtggagggttagaaccttcaAGTCTACTGaggacgacagtatcagatggtggagggttagaaccttcTTGTCTACTGGGGACGgcagtatcagatggtggagggttagaaccttcCAAGTCTACTGAGGGACTGGGTGTACCGAGCAGAATGTACCCTTGAAGAGCAGTCTGTTGCTAGAAGATTAGAAAGTAAAGGATTTGTCTGAAGGAAGTAACGCGGTCGGTGTGTGAGATAGTCGGTAAACTTGTTGTGAAAAGTTGTGAATAAATGTAGCTATAGCAAATTGCCCGGATGAATGTCTGAGCATTGGAATGGACGTATGTATGAGAACATAAATAACGCGTTTGGTACAACAAGAGTGTTAAGAGATTGCCACACATCAAGGTCATGTCTTCAGCTTAATGTACACATATCAAccgtttatatataaataatgaagtGACGTAATATACACGGATCAAACGTCTCGTATTCAGGTACTAGCATCTAAGAGACAGACTTAAATGACAGCTTAGgcataaaaatgacaaaacatgcaaattgataaaatgaaataatttgattatgCCATTTCTAAGTACTGTTTTATTAATCcaacatttctatattttacaATGCTATATTATGCAAGGGGCCCTGTCGggacttttattttattccgAGAAGATAATAGTTATCGTCTACAGCTGAACCATATCTGGTAGACACTTCTTATACACAACGGGGACTGACAGGTTTCCGTGCCTGATTATAATCCGTTTTGGTCGACAAGGTCGGTGACACAATATCCCAGGTCTGTCTAAAATGCGTATGACTACAGTTAGGTCttttaagtcaaaattattgattAGACAACATGTTAAGCCTATATAAGCCCTTTCCTAGACAGAGATAGATGGCATATTATAAAacgttaattaaatcaaacaaacaaacatacaaatgttatgataaatattaaagatgctccaccgctgacaaattgtatttttccattagcaaaaacaggagcagacgatttagtatttttcttcagttacaaaagttacttattttatgCCATTATcaacattgaaaaatttgagcttctatttttacttcaagttaaaaatatgaaaaacatttaattgcATCTCGACAAAATTCCATGGgactatattttatatgaaatgaagtactgattgcgcatgcatcgaAGGCGAaactaattattttatattaatatttttgtgttaattaggcatatatatacacgattaaacaccagttattgttcaaatgatgaatatcgtttatgctgtgtcggcggtggaacatctttaacaGGTTTACAGAATCAAGGATgcattgatttttattattaaatgttaCGTTAATTTTGAATAGTGACAGTTTGCGTCTAGCTTTCCCAAGAAACGGCATATCCTCTaacttaaaatatcaaaatgaattcGATATGGAGACTTGAGTTCTCCACCTTTTTCTAAAATAAGGCCTCTGTGTCTATTCCGAGAGGAAACAATGAGTCATACTGTACACGTATGGGACATAAGGGCCGAGGACACAACCAAATGATGAGTGATGATGTGATATTGAAAATGTCACCTTTTAGAATCTTCCTCCCGTGGAGCCTGTCTGGAAAGTGTCGCGTCACAACTTAACGGGTGACCCGAAATCAATAATATCCGGGTTATATACAGAAAGCGAGGTCATAAACAcgtgtcaaaattcaaaaatagtCAATGATACTTAGCTTGTCAACACCTGTCttaaatttgtttgatttctaAACAATCATCTAAATACTGGGCAACGCGAATCAAAACATCAAACAATGGTCGGTTTCTTAGCtgaacaacaaaaacaacagcCTAATAATTGAACAATAACAAGCTGAAATTGTAATACTTTATAGCTACAAGACATGCTCATAGAAGCAACAGTCCTAACAttcaacattttcatttttttttgttttgttataaaacaGTTCCAGGAAAGTGTTGGAATATTTGTTGTCAAAGTGGTGACATTTACTTAATTACAGCACTAGGCATTCTATACTGTAATCCCAGTCTAGTTACATCATTGCATTCTGTAATTCAAAGCAGTGACAAGTCGTTTTGTCCTCTTCCGTAATCGTTATGTAATCAATCACTTCCCGGAAGTGGCTCAATAAAAGTCACAGTAATCAATGAACTACCGGAAGTCATTATTTAACAGTTCAGACGACATCTAGGTGCAGCCATGTCAGGCCGATTCCCAGTGGTCCCAGTAATTGTCCTGTTTGTTAGTAAAGAGACAACTGTGGGACGTTTCCATGCGATATGAATACAACAGTAGGGTAATGTGTGGGAAACATCCCCCTGTCGTGCTTGCATCTACATATGTTGTTATCCAAACTGAATGTTTATGCTAAAGTTTGGTAAAACTGTCATCAAACCAGTCTCTACGGGCCATAAACGTTATGGTATTCTCTTGCGGTATAAATTTTCAGATACACAGTGGCAGGCTGTGTTACTTTGTTACAATAATGTGAAACAAACGTGTTGgtaacaaagaaaatatttagtCTATTGTTaaacatgatattaaaatgtagacttttatttgaaaaataggTTTATTGGGTATAATATTAGACAAATTCAAGATATCCTAGATTATTCAGAAAAATTTAATATAGATTCATGTATTCTCTTTCTTGATTTTGCTAAAGCTTTTGATACAATAGAATGGGATTTCATGTTTtcttgtctttcaaaatttggGTTTGggatttcattcataaattgggttaagattatttttttcaaatattaggGGCTGTGTCAAAAACAATAATTggattacagaaaattttgaaataactaGATGTATCAGACAAGGCTGTCCATTATCATGTCTTCATTTTGTTATAGCAGTAGAAGTGATGGCCTGAATAAAGGAAAAACATAAGGGTTATGGCTGGGATCCAATAAAAACAAACGCAAATCACATGAAGGTATAAAATGGACGCGAGGCGAAGTAAAATCATTAGGGGTCTACTTTGGAACGAATAAAAAAGTATGTAATAAACTTAAATTGGGAAGGAAAGAAAACATCAATCGATGCATTattaaaaattggaaaaaagAACATTAACAATTTTGGGCAGAGTTTTGATAGTAAATTCGCTTGTTATACCAAAGTTAACTTTCCTCGCTAGCACACAATTACAAAAGAACAGATACGGGAACTACAATGtatgatttataattttatatggCATGAAAAGAGGAAAAAGTAAAGAGAAACATCGTGATTGGAAAATATGAGCATGGAGGACTCAAGGTTAGAGATATAAAATCACATACAGATATGTTAAGACTAAGTTGGATAAAGAGATTAAACGAAGGAAATTCCGCTAATTGGAAATTATTACCAAAATTAATGTATGAAGAATATGGAAAAgatcttttaattttcaaaatgaatttagGAGACTTAAAAAATATATCGGGCATTAAAAATTGTATCTCAGagttttattatgatatattagAAGCGTGGGTAAAAATTAAACCTACAACTGTAATTAAAAATGGGTATATTGATATACGTAAATCATTACTATGGGGAAATAAAGTCATTCAacttaaaaaatcgttgatAAATAAATCGTGGTCAGATAGTGATATACTTTTTATAGATAATATATTAAATGAACGAGGTGAAATTGATGAAgagattatatataataaattaaacaataaagGAGATTGGATCTTTGAAATActgaaaataaagaaagcagTTCCAAAGCAATGGCAGGATATTTTACAGAGTGATGAATCATGTAAAACAAAAGTTAGAAAACGTAAATGCATAAAGTTATacataaataaagtaattacaGTAAGTTTATGTCGGTCAAACGCGTACTGAATTACGTACAAGAATGACAGTGCACAGACAGCAAATACGGACTGGTCATtttcgatttttacctgtaagtaaacatatacatgaatgTTCTAAAGTAAAGGAGAGTTCAAAATTTTCCCTTTATATCAGATGAATGATGCGGACGTTGTCAAACGCGAGGCTAAGGAATCTGAATTAATCAGACTTCTAAAACCTAGTTTGAACAGTGCTCATTCAAACTGTTGCTGAACTATTTTTGttgtatgtaacattatagttgAATGTTGACTTGATGGTACTTTTTTCGGAAGCAGTATTATGTATGTAGATGTAGTTCAATCGGTTAATGGTTGTCTTTTGCTTAGCACATGGCGTGTTCGAATCTTACCGAGCACAGGAAATATTTTTCGGTAAGATTCGAACACGTCGTGTGCTAAGCAATCAAACATTGTATTCTTTGTATTCTTCCTCATTGATTGTTTATATCTTGTCTCTTAGCAAATGACGTCatgaattatgacgtcataatacgtcttcaataaacagtctgaagagctcccttgaatggggcgaaagcgctcactagtcagtcagtcgttattgtttttatttcttatagatttcgtccgtaaggatttttctttaaatttatattatatatatatatatatatatcatagacaAATGTGtgatttgtatatgtatatgtatgtatgtatgagtACATGTGTgcgtgtatgtatgtatgtatgtaaatgtatgtatgtatgtatgtatgtatgtatgtatgtatgtatgtatgtatgtatgtatgtatgtatgtatgtatgtatgtatgtatgtatgtatgtatgtatgtatgtatgtatgtttgtatgtgtgtatgtatgtatgtatgtatgtatgtatgtatgtatgtatgtatgtatgtatgtatgtatgtatgtatgtatgtatgtatgtatgtatgtatgtatgtatgtatgtatgtatgtatgtgtgtgtgtgtgtgtgtgtgtgtgtgtgtgtgtgtgtgtgtgtgtgtgtgtgtgtgtgtgtgtgtgtgtgtgtgtgttctTGTGAGTGTTAGGCAAGTTTATGCAAACTTAACGGTAACGAATAATTCCATTagaaactaaaaataaaaagaaataggGAAATGATTTTTGCTTGCCGCAGTCATATTCTCCACCTCTGagtgtaaaaaaaacaaacaaaaaaatgaaaaaaaaacctggtaGACATTGTTGAAATTCTTACGTgtgcttgaatccagatttttcttTTAGCTTTCGACAAAtagatgccttcagttttaatttcatgatttgtttacttgtcagcagtgcatatatttataaatagagagctttgaaTCATGCCCGGTCCAGCCCTGTGTTTAAGAAGGTTTGAGATGCCAAAATGGTTCACCTcctaaatttgatttgattaataaAGACCTAgacatgataaaaatgtttgaattcatataaggaaagttcaaacattttgtaGTTGATTTAAGTCACATATCTGTCACATATATCCCATTAAGCAATTGTTTTCcgtaatttaaaaatatatggtgtttttagggtAGTCGCACGTAATCTTtctgtggatttttttttatatttatatatattttatattttatatatttttatattagcAACATGAAAGAATATGACATATAAAAATGTCACAGTTACTTTTCAGgaccttaatttttgttcaggacagttattgttagtttagattgtaaactAAAAATTTTGCTTCATTGGGTAGCGTACCAGTTTTGGTAGCGTCACGtttgtaaaacagaaaaaaatgataaggCGTTAGCTAACGGGCCTTTCAGCCGATAGGATGATCAAGGAGGTTTAATATTATTCTACTTGAAAATTGGTCTCTGAATTTAATCTTTTCatcacaaattaaataatataaaccaCTGAAAACAAGTGTTGTAGCATTATTGCCtatagtaaaatataaaatattttcttttacaaatcAGAGAAGGCGTTTTCATTTTAATCATATGTATCTCTTTAACATTTATCTGTACAGTAAAACTTTTTGTCCTCCACATAATCATATGTATCTCTTTAACATTTATCTGTACAGTAAAACTTTTTGTCCTCCACATAATCATATGTATCTCTTTAACATTTATCTGTACAGTAATCATATGTATCTCTTTAACATTTATCTGTACAGTAAAACTTTTTGTCCTCCACATAATCATATGTATCTCTTTAACATTTATCTGTACAGTAACACTTTTTGTCCTCCACATAATCATATGTATCTCTTTAACATTTATCTGTACAGTAAAACTTTTTGTCCTCCACATAATCATATGTATCTCTTTAACATTTATCTGTATATCTGTACAGTAAAACTTTTTGTCCTCCACATAATCATATGTATCTCTTTAACATTTATCTGTACAGTAAAACTTTTTGTCCTCCACATAATCATATGTATCTCTTTAACATTTATCTGTACAGTAAAACTTTTTGTCCTCCACATAATCATATGTATCTCTTTAACATTTATCTGTACAGTAAAACTTTTTGTCCTCCACATAATCATATGTATCTCTTTAACATTTTATCTGTACAGTAAAACTTTTTGTCCTCCACATAATCATATGTATCTCTTTAACATTTATCTGTACAGTAAAACTTTTTGTCCTCCACATAATCATATGTATCTCTTTAACATTTATCTGTACAGTAAAACTTTTTGTCCTCCACATAATCATATGTATCTCTTTAACATTTATCTGTACAGTAAAACTTTTTGTCCTCCACATAATCATATGTATCTCTTTAACATTTATCTGTACAGTAAAACTTTTTGTCCTCCACATAATCATATGTATCTCTTTAACATTTATCTGTACAGTAAACTTTTTGTCCTCCACATAATCATATGTATCTCTTTAACATTTATCTGTACAGTAAAACTTTTTGTCCTCCACATAATCATATGTATCTCTTTAACATTTATCTGTACAGTAAAACTTTTTGTCCTCCACATAATCATATGTATCTCTTTAACATTTATCTGTACAGTAAAACTTTTTGTCCTCCACATAATCATATGTATCTCTTTAACATTTATCTGTAAGTAAACTTTTTGTCCTCCACATAATCATATGTATCTCTTTAACATTTTTCTGTACAGTAAAACTTTTTGTCCTCCACATAATCATATGTATCTCTTTAACATTTATCTGTACAGTAAACTTTTTGTCCTCCACATAATCATATGTATCTCTTTAACATTTATCTGTACAGTAAACTTTTTGTCCTCCACATAATCATATGTATCTCTTTAACATTTATCTGTACAGTAAACTTTTTGTCCTCCACATAATCATATGTATCTCTTTAACATTTATCtgtatagtaaaactttttGTCCTCCACATAATCATATGTATCTCTTTAACATTTATCTGTACAGTAACACTTTTTGTCCTCCACATAATCATATGTATCTCTTTAACATTTATCTGTACAGTAAAACTTTTTGTCCTCCACATAATCATATGTATCTCTTTAACATTTATCTGTACAGTAAAACTTTTTGTCCTCCACATAATCATATGTATCTCTTTAACATTTATCTGTACAGTAAACTTTTTGTCCTCCACATAATCATATGTATCTCTTTAACATTTATCTGTACAGTAAAACTTTTTGTCCTCCACATAATCATATGTATCTCTTTAACATTTATCTGTACAGTAAAACTTTTTGTCCTCCACATAATCATATGTATCTCTTTAACATTTATCTGTACAGTAAAACTTTTTGTCCTCCACATAATCATATGTATCTCTTTAACATTTATCTGTACAGTAAAACTTTTTGTCCTCCACATAATCATATGTATCTCTTTAACATTTATCTGTACAGTAAACTTTTTGTCCTCCACATAATCATATGTATCTCTTTAACATTTATCTGTACAGTAAAACTTTTTGTCCTCCACATAATCATATGTATCTCTTTAACATTTATCTGTACAGTAAAACTTTTTGTCCTCCATATAATCATATGTATCTCTTTAACATTTATCTGTACAGTAAAACTTTTTGTCCTCCACATAATCATATGTATCTCTTTAACATTTATCTGTACAGTAAAACTTTTTGTCCTCCACATAATCATATGTATCTCTTTAACATTTATCTGTACAGTAACACTTTTTGTCCTCCACATAATCATATGTATCTCTTTAACATTTATCTGTACAGTAAAACTTTTTGCCCTCCACATTAACACAATGCCAAGTCAAATCTGTTGTCAAATAATTCGCGATAGGGAAATGCCTAAATCCAGTTTTGTAGCCGTTAAGGGATCCATTCATCATGCTAAACTGTACAAGAGCAGCTCCCATAGTGGTTGTTATTAGATCATATACGTGTGGAAAACACTGCTCATTTTAACCATGTACCATACAATGAGGCTTAAAGACGTTATTTCCATTCACTATTTTACAATGTCATACTACAGTAATGGAACAGCAAGGTAGAATAATTCATGCAGATATAATCCGAGAAATAAAGCCACTACAGTGTCAGTATAATTTCAGTATAATGTCTGTACAATATCAGTATAATTTCAGTATAATGTCTGTACAATGTCAGTGTAACGTCTGTacaatgtcagtataatgtctgtacaatgtcagtataatgtcagtataatgtctgtacaatgtcagtataatgtcagtataatgtctgtacaatgtcagtataatttcagtataatgtctgtaaaatgtcagtataatgtctgtacaatgtcagtataatgtcagtataatgtctgtacaatgtcaatataatgtctgcataatgtcagtataatttcaatataatgtCAGTACAATTTCAGTATAATGTCTGTACAATGTCAGTATAACGTCTGTacaatgtcagtataatgtctgtacaatgtcagtataatgtttaTACAATGTCAGTATAATTTCAGTATAATGTCTGTACAATATCAGTATAATTTCAGTATAATGTCTGTACAATGTCTGTATAATGTCTGCACAATGTCAgtat
This genomic window contains:
- the LOC138319788 gene encoding uncharacterized protein, yielding MEFTVCDYDIQDQQTALQGYILLGTPSPSVDLEGSNPPPSDTAVPSRQEGSNPPPSDTVVLSRLEGSNPPPSDTAVPSRLEGSNPPPSDTVVPSRHEGSNTPPSDTVVPSRLEGSNTPPSDTVVPSRHEGSNPPPSDTVVPCRHEGSYTPPSDTVVPSRHEGSNPPPSDTVVPSRHEGSNTSPSDTAVPSRLEGSNTPPSDTVVPSRLEGSNTPPSDTVVPSRHEVDLEEGSNPPPSDTVVPSRHEGSNPPPSDTVVPSRLEGSNPPPSDTVVPSRHEGSNTPNTPSSDTVVPSRLEVSNPLPSDTTVPSTLEGSNTPSSDTVVPSRHEGSNPPPSDTVVPNIDSILTVTLTPDMKATYLRHRSRPQ